The sequence TACATCTTCTAAAGTGACATTAAAGGCTCTTAGTTTCGCTGGATCAACTAATACTTGATATTGGCGAACATCGCCACCATACGCTACTACTTGACTAACACCAGGCACAGCTAAAAGGCGGTTTGTTACTTGCCAATCAACAATCCGCCGTACTTCCATTAAAGGAGTGCTTTGGGAGGTGAAGGCATATTGTAATACTGTGCCAATGGGAGAACTAGTGGGAGAAATTTGCGGAGTTTCTACCCCTTCGGGAAGCTTACTTTGAGCTTGTTGTAATCGCTCTGTTACTAGCTGGCGAGCTTGATAAATATCAGTATCCCAGTTAAAAATGACTTTAACGACAGAAATTCCCGCAGCTGAAGATGAGCGTACTGCTGTTACTCCAGGAGTACCGTTAATCGCACTTTCAATTGGTAAAGTTACGAGAGATTCTAGTTCTTCGGGGGCGAGTCCTGGTGCTTCAGTTTGAATTTCGACTTGGGGTGGTGCAAATCTGGGGAAAACATCCAAGGGCATTTGGATAATCGTCCGAAATATCCAAATTGTGAGGATAATTGTACCCAGGATAACTAACCAACGGCGAGCGATCGCCCATTTAATAATCGCACTCAGCATTTTTATTGTTGGGTATTTTTACTGATGATTATAACTTTTGGTTCTTCATGAGGCGCGCGGTGGTTATCATCTGAGTTTGTAGAACCATTAATAGAATCTTCTGGTACATCATAGGCAAGTTCTGCCCCTACTGGAACTAGTTGAGGCTTGCTGCGACGGCCTGCCATGAAACCTACAACAGCTATTGCAGTTCCTCCACCTGCTCCTAGCAACCACAACGGTACTGGGAAGCTGGGCGTTTTAACTTCAGTCGCTTGTGCAGGAGCTTCTTTTGTCTCACCTTCTGTTGGCTTAGCACCACCCCGCAATGATTGTGCATAAAGTTGTGGTGCGCGTTGAGTGACAATCATATCTCCCTCAAATAAGCCACTCTTAACCTCAACCATATCTCCAGAGGTTTGCCCTAAAGTTACTTCAACTGTTTGGTAAGCATTACCATTTTGCATGTAAACAACTTTCTTACCATTCGCGTCAACCACTGCTGAGGTAGGAATAGCTGAAATAGCAGAGGACGTTTGGTCTGTTAAGACTTCTAGCTCTGCAAACATTCCTGGTTTGAGTTGTCCGCTTGAGTTATTTACCTCTGCTTGTACTGGTACAATTCGTGTTTCTCCTTCTACCACTGTTCCAATCCGGGAAATTCGTCCAGAAAAGGTACGATCAAGCATACTGGCCACTTTTAGAGTCACCCTTTGACCAGCTTTAACTCTACCTAAATCTTTTTCATAAATGTTAGCTGTGGCAAAAAGCCGACTATCATTGACAATCGTCATCAATTTACCACCAGCTTCATTAAAAGTTTGACCAATAGTAACTTCTCTATCAGCAACCTTACCAGATATGGGAGCGGTTACTGTTACTAATCCTTTAGAATTGGGTTGATTTCCTAGTTGAGCAAGTCGAGTTTGATAACTAGTATTACTGCGATTTATATTTGACTTTGCTAGTTGAACTGACGCTTGGGCGCGTTTAAGTTGATTTTCTGCCCCGATAACGTCCCGACGGCTGTTAGCTTTGGTAAGTTCGGCTTTTGCCTGGGCTAGCTGGGTTTGAGATTCTAAGGCATTGCGTCGCGGTAAAGCACCTTCAGTAGCTAACTGTTTGTCTTTGTTGTACTTTTCTTGAGCAAAGTCAACTTGACTCTGTGCTTGGGCAATTTCAGAGGTTGCTATTTGTTGATATTTTTGATAATTTTGTTGAGCCAGTCTTAAGTCAGCTTCCGCCAGCTGTAAATCAGCTTGACCTTGTGCTAATTTGTCCTGAGATTCCACACGCAATGTCACTAAATCTGGGCTGGTTACAACAGCAATAGGTTGACCTTTCTTTACTGACGCACCCGGTTCTACCAACAATTCAACAACTTTCGCCCCAGCAATTGGGGTAGTCACTTCCACTTTTTGGCTGGGAAGAGTTTCAATTTGTCCAGTGGTTTTGATACCAATAGCTAACCGCTGACGCTGGACAGGCTCGACTTTAATCCCTAACCGTTTGGCTGTGTCGGCATCAACCTCAATAGAATTATTAGTTGAAGTGGCTTCACTTCCTCCTTGAAATTCGTCTCCGTGTCCGCCATGAGCCAGTACAACTGCGGGACTTGCTAATAACAGCAGGCTCAGAAATGTGCCAGAAACATAACGAATAGCTGTAGGTGTTTGGGAGCGTAGAGAATTAGACATCGCTACTAAAAGTCCTTGAGTATGGGACGGATAAAATTATCAACGGTCAGAGTGCTTTTAAGTTTTAGAAATACACTCTTTTACCAGTTTTTCATTTAGAAATGAAATCAGGATGAAATCGAGCTTTGACCGCTCTTAAAATCAAATCGCTCTAAACATCACTGGGACTTAAGGGCGGCAAATATTTCCTGTTTATTGGCTCTGTATACTTGCTTCATGCTTCACACAGATACGTTTGCTTACTGCTTATACCAAGTTTTTCGCCACTGTTTCATTTGGTTAATCTCTGTTTGCTGTGAATCAATGATACTTTGAGCCAATTTCTTAATTTCAGGACGCTTAGACTTATTCACTGCATCTTGAGCCATCGTGATTGCACTTTCATGATGGGGAATCA is a genomic window of Fortiea contorta PCC 7126 containing:
- a CDS encoding efflux RND transporter periplasmic adaptor subunit, which codes for MSNSLRSQTPTAIRYVSGTFLSLLLLASPAVVLAHGGHGDEFQGGSEATSTNNSIEVDADTAKRLGIKVEPVQRQRLAIGIKTTGQIETLPSQKVEVTTPIAGAKVVELLVEPGASVKKGQPIAVVTSPDLVTLRVESQDKLAQGQADLQLAEADLRLAQQNYQKYQQIATSEIAQAQSQVDFAQEKYNKDKQLATEGALPRRNALESQTQLAQAKAELTKANSRRDVIGAENQLKRAQASVQLAKSNINRSNTSYQTRLAQLGNQPNSKGLVTVTAPISGKVADREVTIGQTFNEAGGKLMTIVNDSRLFATANIYEKDLGRVKAGQRVTLKVASMLDRTFSGRISRIGTVVEGETRIVPVQAEVNNSSGQLKPGMFAELEVLTDQTSSAISAIPTSAVVDANGKKVVYMQNGNAYQTVEVTLGQTSGDMVEVKSGLFEGDMIVTQRAPQLYAQSLRGGAKPTEGETKEAPAQATEVKTPSFPVPLWLLGAGGGTAIAVVGFMAGRRSKPQLVPVGAELAYDVPEDSINGSTNSDDNHRAPHEEPKVIIISKNTQQ